The Papaver somniferum cultivar HN1 chromosome 3, ASM357369v1, whole genome shotgun sequence genome includes a region encoding these proteins:
- the LOC113357398 gene encoding chloride channel protein CLC-d-like isoform X1, translated as MLSNHFQNGIETAKLVWSRLPNSEEEGETGGDLDDDITFRKLSEGSSESLDYEVIENYAYRKEQSQRGKLYVGYYVAVKWFFALLIGIGTGLAAVFINIAVENFAGWKFAATFAIIQKSYLLGFLVYILINLALVFSSVCIITQFAPAAAGSGIPEIKGYLNGVDTHGILLFRTLVGKIFGSIGSVGGGLALGKEGPLVHTGACIASLLGQGGSTKYHLSLRWLQVFKSDRDRRDLVTCGCAAGVAAAFRAPVGGVLFALEEVTSWWRSQLMWRVFFTSAIVAVVVRTAMGWCKSGKCGHFGSGGFIIWDISGGQDDYSFEELLPMAIIGVIGGLLGALFNQLTLYISYWRRTYLHKKGNRVKIIEACLISLITSVISFGLPLLRECSPCPEAEANSDIECPRPPGMYGNYVNFFCSKDKEYNDLATIFFNTQDDAIRNLFSAKTFHEYSAQSLLTFLVMFYTLAVVTFGTAVPAGQFVPGIMIGSTYGRLVGMFVVNFYKKLNIEEGTYALLGAASFLGGSMRMTVSLCVIMVEITNNLKLLPLIMLVLLISKAVGDAFNEGLYEEQASLRGIPLLDSKPKYQMRTMTAKEACRSQKVVYFPRVVKVADLVSMLRTNKHNGFPVVEHARNGESVVIGLILRSHLLVLLQSKLDFQHSPMPCDLAGGSIPIRHNLGEFVKPVSSKGLSIRDIHLTSDDLEMYIDLAPFLNPSPYVVPEDMSLTKVYNLFRQLGLRHIFVVPRASRVIGLITRKDLLIEEHEESETLELQSTSVRDRRPGKRVARGADTEQPLLDGLLVQR; from the exons ATGTTGTCTAATCATTTCCAGAATGGTATTGAGACAGCTAAATTAGTTTGGTCTAGATTACCAAActcagaagaagaaggtgaaactGGGGGTGATTTAGATGATGATATTACTTTTAGAAAACTAAGTGAAGGTAGCAGTGAAAGTCTTGATTATGAAGTTATCGAGAATTATGCTTACAGAAAAGAACAG TCACAAAGAGGAAAGCTTTATGTTGGATACTATGTTGCTGTTAAATGGTTCTTTGCTTTACTCATTGGTATCGGGACTGGATTAGCTGCTGTTTTTATTAACATTGCTGTTGAGAATTTTGCTGGATGGAAGTTTGCAGCAACGTTTGCAATAATACAGAAATCTTATTTATTGGGGTTCTTGGTGTACATATTAATCAACTTGGCATTGGTATTTTCATCTGTCTGTATAATCACACAATTTGCACCTGCTGCAGCAGGCTCTGGTATTCCTGAGATTAAAGGTTATCTTAACG GGGTTGATACACATGGTATTCTTCTGTTCAGAACCTTGGTTGGAAAG ATATTTGGAAGCATTGGTTCAGTGGGAGGTGGACTTGCTCTAGGCAAAGAAGGTCCTCTTGTCCATACCGGTGCTTGTATTGCTTCTCTGCTTGGACAA GGTGGGTCGACAAAATATCATCTAAGCTTGAGGTGGCTTCAAGTATTTAAGAGTGACCGTGACCGCCGTGATCTT GTGACATGTGGGTGTGCAGCTGGGGTCGCTGCTGCTTTCAGAGCTCCTGTAGGTGGTGTGTTGTTTGCTCTTGAAGAGGTTACGTCATG GTGGAGGAGTCAACTTATGTGGCGTGTCTTTTTCACATCTGCTATTGTGGCTGTTGTTGTGCGTACTGCTATGGGCTGGTGCAAGAGTGGAAAATGTGGGCATTTTGGTTCAGGTGGCTTCATAATATGGGACATATCAGG tGGCCAGGATGACTATTCATTTGAGGAGTTACTACCTATGGCTATTATTGGGGTTATTGGAGGACTTCTAG gAGCATTATTTAATCAGCTTACTCTCTATATATCGTACTGGCGCCGAACTTATTTACACAAAAAGGGGAATAGGGTCAAG ATTATTGAAGCATGCCTAATCTCTCTCATAACCTCAGTTATATCATTTGGGCTACCACTTCTACGAGAATGCAGTCCATGCCCAGAGGCAGAAGCTAATTCCGATATAGAATGCCCTCGCCCGCCAGGAATGTACGGAAATTATGTAAAT TTTTTCTGTTCGAAGGACAAGGAATACAATGATCTGGCAACTATCTTTTTTAATACACAG GACGACGCAATACGAAATTTATTTAGTGCAAAAACATTTCATGAATACAGTGCTCAAAGTCTTCTCACCTTCTTG GTTATGTTTTACACTTTAGCAGTAGTAACGTTTGGTACTGCTGTTCCTGCTGGTCAATTTGTTCCTGGAATAATGATAGGATCAACATATGGGCGGCTTGTTGGCATGTTTGTAGTTAACTTTTACAAGAAGCTCAACATCGAGGAAGGAAC TTACGCTCTACTCGGTGCTGCTTCTTTTCTTGGGGGTTCAATGCGGATGACTGTTTCACTTTGTGTCATTATGGTTGAAATTACAAATAATTTGAAGCTTTTACCTCTTATCATGCTAGTTCTTCTTATATCAAAG GCTGTTGGTGATGCTTTCAATGAAGGTCTATATGAAGAACAGGCCTCTTTGAGGGGAATACCTTTACTTGACTCAAAACCTAAATACCAAATGCGAACAATGACTGCAAAAGAAGCGTGTAGAAGTCAAAAG GTTGTTTACTTCCCTCGTGTTGTTAAAGTTGCGGATCTAGTTTCTATGTTGAGAACCAACAAGCACAATGGCTTTCCT GTGGTCGAACATGCGCGGAATGGAGAATCAGTTGTCATTGGACTCATCCTCCGTAG TCACTTATTGGTGCTTCTGCAGTCTAAACTAGATTTCCAACATAGCCCCATGCCATGTGATCTGGCAGGTGGATCCATACCAATCAG ACACAATTTGGGCGAATTCGTGAAACCTGTCTCCAGTAAAGGATTGTCCATAAGAGATATTCATCTTACTTCAGACGACTTGGAAATGTACATAGATTTAGCCCCTTTTCTGAATCCTTCACCATACGTTGTACCTGAAGATATGTCTCTGACAAAG GTATACAATCTTTTTCGCCAGCTAGGATTAAGGCATATATTTGTGGTGCCGCGTGCTTCTCGTGTTATTGGTCTGATTACAAGAAAGGATTTGTTAATTGAG GAACATGAGGAATCAGAAACTTTAGAGCTCCAATCAACTAGTGTAAG AGATCGTAGACCCGGTAAAAGAGTTGCTAGGGGTGCAGATACAGAGCAGCCACTTTTGGATGGTCTTCTGGTGCAACGATGA
- the LOC113357398 gene encoding chloride channel protein CLC-d-like isoform X2, with protein MLSNHFQNGIETAKLVWSRLPNSEEEGETGGDLDDDITFRKLSEGSSESLDYEVIENYAYRKEQSQRGKLYVGYYVAVKWFFALLIGIGTGLAAVFINIAVENFAGWKFAATFAIIQKSYLLGFLVYILINLALVFSSVCIITQFAPAAAGSGIPEIKGYLNGVDTHGILLFRTLVGKIFGSIGSVGGGLALGKEGPLVHTGACIASLLGQGGSTKYHLSLRWLQVFKSDRDRRDLVTCGCAAGVAAAFRAPVGGVLFALEEVTSWWRSQLMWRVFFTSAIVAVVVRTAMGWCKSGKCGHFGSGGFIIWDISGGQDDYSFEELLPMAIIGVIGGLLGALFNQLTLYISYWRRTYLHKKGNRVKIIEACLISLITSVISFGLPLLRECSPCPEAEANSDIECPRPPGMYGNYVNFFCSKDKEYNDLATIFFNTQDDAIRNLFSAKTFHEYSAQSLLTFLVMFYTLAVVTFGTAVPAGQFVPGIMIGSTYGRLVGMFVVNFYKKLNIEEGTYALLGAASFLGGSMRMTVSLCVIMVEITNNLKLLPLIMLVLLISKAVGDAFNEGLYEEQASLRGIPLLDSKPKYQMRTMTAKEACRSQKVVYFPRVVKVADLVSMLRTNKHNGFPVVEHARNGESVVIGLILRSHLLVLLQSKLDFQHSPMPCDLAGGSIPIRHNLGEFVKPVSSKGLSIRDIHLTSDDLEMYIDLAPFLNPSPYVVPEDMSLTKVYNLFRQLGLRHIFVVPRASRVIGLITRKDLLIEEHEESETLELQSTSRS; from the exons ATGTTGTCTAATCATTTCCAGAATGGTATTGAGACAGCTAAATTAGTTTGGTCTAGATTACCAAActcagaagaagaaggtgaaactGGGGGTGATTTAGATGATGATATTACTTTTAGAAAACTAAGTGAAGGTAGCAGTGAAAGTCTTGATTATGAAGTTATCGAGAATTATGCTTACAGAAAAGAACAG TCACAAAGAGGAAAGCTTTATGTTGGATACTATGTTGCTGTTAAATGGTTCTTTGCTTTACTCATTGGTATCGGGACTGGATTAGCTGCTGTTTTTATTAACATTGCTGTTGAGAATTTTGCTGGATGGAAGTTTGCAGCAACGTTTGCAATAATACAGAAATCTTATTTATTGGGGTTCTTGGTGTACATATTAATCAACTTGGCATTGGTATTTTCATCTGTCTGTATAATCACACAATTTGCACCTGCTGCAGCAGGCTCTGGTATTCCTGAGATTAAAGGTTATCTTAACG GGGTTGATACACATGGTATTCTTCTGTTCAGAACCTTGGTTGGAAAG ATATTTGGAAGCATTGGTTCAGTGGGAGGTGGACTTGCTCTAGGCAAAGAAGGTCCTCTTGTCCATACCGGTGCTTGTATTGCTTCTCTGCTTGGACAA GGTGGGTCGACAAAATATCATCTAAGCTTGAGGTGGCTTCAAGTATTTAAGAGTGACCGTGACCGCCGTGATCTT GTGACATGTGGGTGTGCAGCTGGGGTCGCTGCTGCTTTCAGAGCTCCTGTAGGTGGTGTGTTGTTTGCTCTTGAAGAGGTTACGTCATG GTGGAGGAGTCAACTTATGTGGCGTGTCTTTTTCACATCTGCTATTGTGGCTGTTGTTGTGCGTACTGCTATGGGCTGGTGCAAGAGTGGAAAATGTGGGCATTTTGGTTCAGGTGGCTTCATAATATGGGACATATCAGG tGGCCAGGATGACTATTCATTTGAGGAGTTACTACCTATGGCTATTATTGGGGTTATTGGAGGACTTCTAG gAGCATTATTTAATCAGCTTACTCTCTATATATCGTACTGGCGCCGAACTTATTTACACAAAAAGGGGAATAGGGTCAAG ATTATTGAAGCATGCCTAATCTCTCTCATAACCTCAGTTATATCATTTGGGCTACCACTTCTACGAGAATGCAGTCCATGCCCAGAGGCAGAAGCTAATTCCGATATAGAATGCCCTCGCCCGCCAGGAATGTACGGAAATTATGTAAAT TTTTTCTGTTCGAAGGACAAGGAATACAATGATCTGGCAACTATCTTTTTTAATACACAG GACGACGCAATACGAAATTTATTTAGTGCAAAAACATTTCATGAATACAGTGCTCAAAGTCTTCTCACCTTCTTG GTTATGTTTTACACTTTAGCAGTAGTAACGTTTGGTACTGCTGTTCCTGCTGGTCAATTTGTTCCTGGAATAATGATAGGATCAACATATGGGCGGCTTGTTGGCATGTTTGTAGTTAACTTTTACAAGAAGCTCAACATCGAGGAAGGAAC TTACGCTCTACTCGGTGCTGCTTCTTTTCTTGGGGGTTCAATGCGGATGACTGTTTCACTTTGTGTCATTATGGTTGAAATTACAAATAATTTGAAGCTTTTACCTCTTATCATGCTAGTTCTTCTTATATCAAAG GCTGTTGGTGATGCTTTCAATGAAGGTCTATATGAAGAACAGGCCTCTTTGAGGGGAATACCTTTACTTGACTCAAAACCTAAATACCAAATGCGAACAATGACTGCAAAAGAAGCGTGTAGAAGTCAAAAG GTTGTTTACTTCCCTCGTGTTGTTAAAGTTGCGGATCTAGTTTCTATGTTGAGAACCAACAAGCACAATGGCTTTCCT GTGGTCGAACATGCGCGGAATGGAGAATCAGTTGTCATTGGACTCATCCTCCGTAG TCACTTATTGGTGCTTCTGCAGTCTAAACTAGATTTCCAACATAGCCCCATGCCATGTGATCTGGCAGGTGGATCCATACCAATCAG ACACAATTTGGGCGAATTCGTGAAACCTGTCTCCAGTAAAGGATTGTCCATAAGAGATATTCATCTTACTTCAGACGACTTGGAAATGTACATAGATTTAGCCCCTTTTCTGAATCCTTCACCATACGTTGTACCTGAAGATATGTCTCTGACAAAG GTATACAATCTTTTTCGCCAGCTAGGATTAAGGCATATATTTGTGGTGCCGCGTGCTTCTCGTGTTATTGGTCTGATTACAAGAAAGGATTTGTTAATTGAG GAACATGAGGAATCAGAAACTTTAGAGCTCCAATCAACTAGT AGATCGTAG